One stretch of Centroberyx gerrardi isolate f3 chromosome 13, fCenGer3.hap1.cur.20231027, whole genome shotgun sequence DNA includes these proteins:
- the ackr4a gene encoding atypical chemokine receptor 4 — protein sequence MDVSEEEDYYYHDNISLNYSYEDYFTLCEKGDVRSFAGLFLPIVYAVCVVVGLAGNALVVAVYAYHKRLKTMTDAFLTHLAVADLLLLFTLPFWAADAARGWELGEALCKIVSACYTVNFTCCMLLLACISLDRYLATVRARGGDGGGGGGGQRLQRVFTRKHCGKACLVVWVTAFALGLPDLILSEVRLTANRSVCLVVYPPSMAREVKACLEIAEVLLGFLVPLLVMVFCYWSVGRALRGLPLESRGRKWKAVRVLLVVVGAFVVTQLPYNALKVYRAMDSVYALVTQCGLSKKLDQAAQVTESLALTHCCLNPLLYAFVGSSFRQHMMKVAKRFGEWRRRSRRRRAAQTEEQGIEMSFNSHSVSQETNTFSI from the coding sequence ATGGACGTCTCGGAGGAGGAAGACTACTACTATCATGACAACATCAGTCTCAACTACAGTTACGAGGACTACTTCACCCTGTGTGAGAAGGGCGACGTCCGATCCTTCGCCGGCCTCTTCCTCCCCATCGTGTacgcagtgtgtgtggtggtggggctGGCAGGAAACGCCTTGGTGGTGGCTGTGTACGCCTACCACAAACGGCTGAAGACTATGACAGACGCTTTCCTAACCCACTTGGCTGTGGCCgacctcctcctgctcttcacGCTGCCTTTCTGGGCTGCTGATGCGGCGAGGGGCTGGGAGCTGGGCGAGGCTCTCTGCAAGATAGTGTCCGCCTGCTACACGGTCAACTTCACCTGCtgcatgctgctgctggcctgcATCAGCTTGGACCGTTACTTAGCAACAGTCAGAGCGCGAGgcggggatggaggaggaggaggaggaggtcaacGCCTGCAGAGGGTCTTCACCAGGAAGCACTGTGGGAAGGCGTGTCTGGTTGTCTGGGTTACGGCGTTCGCCCTGGGCCTTCCTGATCTCATACTGTCCGAAGTGAGGTTGACAGCCAATAGGAGCGTCTGCCTGGTCGTCTACCCCCCCTCTATGGCGCGGGAGGTCAAAGCCTGCCTGGAGATAGCGGAAGTGCTGCTGGGCTTCCTGGTTCCTCTCCTGGTTATGGTGTTCTGCTACTGGAGCGTGGGCCGGGCGCTACGGGGTCTCCCTCTCGAGAGCAGGGGCAGGAAGTGGAAGGCCGTGCGGGTTCTGCTGGTAGTGGTCGGGGCGTTCGTGGTCACTCAGCTGCCCTATAACGCGCTGAAGGTGTATCGGGCTATGGACTCCGTCTATGCCTTGGTGACGCAGTGCGGGCTGAGTAAAAAACTGGACCAGGCGGCTCAGGTCACAGAGAGCCTGGCCCTCACCCACTGCTGCCTCAACCCGCTCCTCTACGCCTTCGTGGGGTCTTCCTTCCGGCAGCACATGATGAAAGTGGCCAAGAGGTTTGgcgagtggaggaggaggagtagaagaagaagggcAGCGCAAACAGAGGAGCAAGGAATAGAGATGTCATTTAACTCTCACAGCGTGTCCCAAGAAACCAACACATTCTCCATATGA
- the e2f5 gene encoding transcription factor E2F5: MAETVRSAPSRHEKSLGLLTMKFVSLLQDAKDGVLDLKVAADSLAVRQKRRIYDITNVLEGVGLIEKKNKNIIQWRGENTGSQTQEVLEQVELLKAQIAELEAQERELDNQKAWLEESIKHLSHDPIARTYKFVTHEDICNAFSGDTLLAVVAPAGTQLEVPLPEMVPTGQKKYQVNLRSHSAPIQVMLINRDSASSKPVVFSVPPADDICALPTPPSTPAGLQRFPLSSSSYSAFNTSSSSCSQDSLFADLIDELMSTDVFPLVRLSPNAGVDYNFNLDDNEGVCDLFDVQILNY; this comes from the exons ATGGCAGAAACCGTACGCTCGGCACCGAGTCGCCACGAGAAAAGTTTGGGTCTCCTTACCATGAAGTTTGTCAGCCTGCTTCAAGACGCAAAGGACGGCGTGCTTGATCTGAAAGTG GCTGCAGACAGCTTGGCAGTGAGGCAAAAGAGGAGGATATATGACATCACCAACGTGCTGGAAGGTGTGGGGTTGAtcgagaagaaaaacaagaatataATCCAGTGGAG GGGGGAGAACACGGGCAGCCAGACCCAGGAGGTGctggagcaggtggagctgctGAAGGCCCAGATCGCTGAGCTGGAGGCCCAAGAGAGGGAGCTGGACAACCAGAAGGCCTGGCTGGAGGAGAGCATCAAACACCTTAGCCACGACCCCATCGCCCGCAC TTATAAGTTTGTGACACATGAAGACATCTGCAACGCCTTCAGCGGAGACACTCTTCTGGCTGTTGTGGCTCCTGCGGGGACACAGCTTGAGGTGCCACTACCTGAAATG GTCCCGACCGGTCAGAAGAAGTACCAGGTGAACCTACGCAGCCACTCGGCTCCCATCCAGGTCATGCTCATCAACAGGGACTCGGCTTCCTCCAAGCCCGTGGTCTTCTCCGTGCCTCCCGCCGACGACATCTGCGCCCTGCCGACTCCACCCAGCACCCCTGCCGGCCTGCAGAGGTTCCCCCTCTCGTCGTCCTCCTACTCTGCCTTCaacacttcctcttcctcctgcagccaagactctctct TTGCTGATCTTATCGATGAGCTGATGTCTACTGATG tgttcccATTAGTGCGCCTCTCTCCAAATGCAGGCGTAGACTACAACTTCAACCTGGACGACAACGAAGGAGTGTGCGACCTGTTCGATGTGCAGATCCTAAATTACTGA